From the genome of Halomonas sp. 1513, one region includes:
- a CDS encoding redox-sensitive transcriptional activator SoxR — MSRSIPRELSVGEVAARSGVAVSAIHFYEAKGLIASRRNAGNQRRFTRDVLRRVAIIKVAQRTGISLAEVGEAFATLPDHRAPSAADWQRLSATWRETLDERIRCLTQLRDQLDHCIGCGCLSMDDCPLRNPRDTLAEQGSGARLLEPN; from the coding sequence ATGTCCCGTAGCATCCCACGCGAACTCAGTGTCGGGGAGGTCGCGGCGCGCAGCGGTGTGGCGGTCTCCGCCATTCACTTCTACGAAGCCAAGGGGCTGATCGCCAGCCGCCGCAACGCCGGCAACCAGCGGCGCTTCACCCGCGACGTGCTGCGCCGGGTGGCGATCATCAAGGTGGCCCAGCGCACCGGCATCTCACTGGCCGAGGTGGGTGAGGCCTTCGCCACCCTGCCCGACCACCGTGCCCCCAGCGCAGCAGACTGGCAGCGCCTCTCGGCCACCTGGCGAGAAACCCTCGATGAGCGCATTCGCTGCCTGACCCAGCTGCGCGACCAGCTCGACCACTGCATCGGCTGCGGCTGCCTGTCGATGGACGACTGCCCGCTGCGCAACCCGCGCGACACCCTCGCCGAGCAGGGCAGCGGGGCGCGCCTGTTGGAGCCGAACTGA
- a CDS encoding dehydrogenase: MRFMIIVKASQESEAGAMPEDSMVAAMAEFHEQLANAGALLDASGLQPSAKGWRIEYRDGEQLLTDGPFSEAKELIAGYTLIKVASREEALAWTQRFPNPGGPGGNAEIEVRQLFELEDFAPGEGIQRFRALGTV; encoded by the coding sequence ATGCGCTTCATGATCATCGTCAAGGCCAGCCAGGAGAGCGAGGCCGGCGCCATGCCGGAGGACAGCATGGTCGCCGCCATGGCCGAGTTCCACGAGCAGCTGGCCAACGCCGGCGCCCTGCTCGACGCCTCGGGCCTGCAGCCCAGCGCCAAGGGCTGGCGCATCGAGTACCGCGACGGCGAACAGCTGCTCACCGACGGCCCCTTCAGCGAGGCCAAGGAGCTGATTGCAGGCTACACCCTGATCAAGGTCGCCTCACGCGAGGAGGCGCTGGCGTGGACGCAGCGCTTCCCCAACCCCGGCGGCCCAGGGGGCAACGCCGAGATCGAGGTGCGCCAGCTGTTCGAACTGGAGGATTTCGCGCCCGGCGAAGGGATACAGCGCTTCCGGGCGCTGGGCACGGTTTAA
- a CDS encoding putative methylaconitate Delta-isomerase PrpF — translation MSHTPQIRIAATYMRGGTSKGVFFRLADLPAAAQAPGPARDALLLRVLGSPDPYQKQVDGMGGATSSTSKAVILSPSASPDHDVDYLFGQVSIDAPFVDWSGNCGNLSAAVGPFAIANGLVDPARIPADGVVEVRIWQANIEKTIVSRVPVTDGQVQETGDFELDGVTFPAAEVPVAFMNPADGEGALFPTGNLVDELEVPSEVVAGGRLEATLINAGIPTIFVNAADLGYTGTELQEAINGDPAALLRFETLRAHGALRMGLIKDVSEAGSRQHTPKVAFVAPPSGYTASSGRRVDAEEIDLLVRALSMGKLHHAMMGTAAVAIAAAAAIPGTLVNLAAGGAERDSVCFGHPSGTLRVGAKASRAGDDWQVEQVTMSRSARVLMEGWVRVPD, via the coding sequence ATGAGCCATACGCCGCAGATCCGCATTGCCGCGACCTATATGCGCGGCGGCACCAGCAAGGGGGTGTTCTTTCGCCTCGCCGATCTGCCGGCCGCGGCCCAGGCGCCCGGGCCGGCCCGCGATGCGCTGCTGCTGCGGGTGCTGGGCAGCCCCGACCCGTATCAAAAGCAGGTCGACGGCATGGGCGGGGCGACCTCCAGCACCAGCAAGGCGGTGATCCTGTCGCCGAGTGCGAGCCCCGACCACGACGTCGATTACCTGTTCGGCCAGGTCTCCATCGACGCGCCCTTCGTCGACTGGAGCGGCAACTGTGGCAACCTCTCCGCCGCGGTGGGGCCCTTCGCCATTGCCAACGGTCTGGTCGACCCGGCGCGGATTCCCGCCGACGGGGTGGTCGAGGTACGCATCTGGCAGGCCAATATCGAGAAGACCATCGTCTCGCGGGTGCCGGTCACCGACGGCCAGGTGCAGGAGACCGGCGACTTCGAGCTCGACGGGGTGACCTTCCCGGCGGCGGAAGTGCCGGTGGCCTTCATGAACCCCGCCGACGGCGAGGGCGCGCTGTTCCCCACCGGCAACCTGGTCGATGAGCTGGAGGTGCCGTCCGAGGTGGTGGCGGGCGGGCGCCTCGAGGCGACCCTGATCAACGCCGGCATTCCGACCATCTTCGTCAACGCCGCCGATCTCGGCTATACCGGCACCGAACTGCAGGAGGCGATCAACGGCGACCCGGCGGCACTGTTGCGCTTCGAGACGCTGCGCGCCCATGGTGCGCTGCGCATGGGGCTGATCAAGGACGTCAGCGAGGCGGGTAGCCGCCAGCACACGCCCAAGGTGGCCTTCGTGGCACCGCCGTCAGGCTATACGGCCTCCAGCGGCCGGCGGGTCGACGCCGAGGAGATCGACCTGCTGGTGCGGGCGCTCTCCATGGGCAAGCTGCACCACGCCATGATGGGCACCGCGGCGGTGGCCATCGCCGCCGCCGCGGCGATCCCCGGCACCCTGGTCAACCTGGCCGCCGGCGGCGCCGAGCGCGACTCGGTGTGCTTCGGCCACCCCTCGGGCACGCTGCGGGTCGGCGCCAAGGCCAGCCGGGCGGGAGATGACTGGCAGGTCGAGCAGGTCACCATGAGCCGCAGCGCCCGGGTGCTGATGGAGGGGTGGGTAAGGGTACCGGATTAA